From the genome of Epinephelus moara isolate mb chromosome 10, YSFRI_EMoa_1.0, whole genome shotgun sequence, one region includes:
- the LOC126396957 gene encoding uncharacterized protein LOC126396957, whose protein sequence is MVHSGSASPVTTTPSASPHLTVTATAPPLQAAPPLVPPPGDNTDQDLTQNPAKLLTKDVTSNSDLTQPSTPTPADPEPTLVTTGKALTPDSTPASAWPSTHTPAAVQGPVNGRTSGRKRTPKACDCCGPNSTGHDVRTSGRGRGRGRARARGRGAIRDLGDTPKRKVDGQLTRVRCFDLTKEKVEEAEDEDDGHEKVQKTVVVADTLSQMSVAPSVRDSLQDGPIRNYVAPERKDVQKKEDMLEGTGGKGGGDCRNVEMILSGMAGRGALLLRGRGGSGGRGIIGATPASKFKIEGGIKRGGLGGVVISSKIDAPAPLVFVQKQGQNKDAKMDHGEWTDPSSVKSTFGNGDTVNLSDSEPADEEKDGDIIMSEMKNGLISIRGLSGPPSRSGSPHDLDSEMQVDKTPDQTDSVSVPVTLSNGNVTAPTNADHSSTLMEVETSHLVAPPFQGPITVNSVQHSWALRDHRLYCQPGTWEGMEEARGKEQSEKTNGQEMDGEKQDSESLEQLTEMIHEFLESFYMKYGSFIPLSETDVLEYLKKNGNSDLSNKGLDIKGEMTRYRAALASAPVAGFMVTYNKHTLSLEDLGTLEEQNWLNDQIINMYGELIMEATQHKVHFFNSFFHKQLVAKGYEGVKRWTKKVDLFSKWLLLFPIHLEIHWSLITVTMATKTISYYDSQGIVFRHTTDNIMKYLQSEAREKQQTAFLKGWKITIIKGIPQQKNDSDCGVFVLEYCRCLSVKQPLLFSQEDMPRIRKRIHKELCDCRLND, encoded by the exons ATGGTTCACAGCGGCTCTGCATCCCCAGTGACAACAACACCATCAGCATCCCCTCATCTAACTGTTACTGCTACAGCACCTCCTCTGCAAGCAGCCCCACCTCTAGTGCCTCCCCCTGGAGATAATACAGATCAGGACCTAACCCAGAACCCTGCCAAACTCCTCACCAAAGACGTTACTTCCAACTCAGACTTGACCCAGCCCTCTACTCCGACTCCTGCTGATCCTGAGCCCACCCTTGTAACCACAGGAAAAGCACTTACTCCTGACTCAACCCCAGCATCAGCCTGgccctctacacacacacctgccgcTGTTCAGGGCCCTGTCAATGGCCGTACTTCAGGTAGGAAGAGGACACCCAAAGCCTGTGACTGCTGTGGTCCCAACAGTACAGGACATGATGTCAGAACCTCAGGCAGAggaagggggagagggagggcaAGGGCGAGAGGGAGGGGGGCCATTAGGGACCTCGGGGACACCCCAAAAAGGAAAGTGGATGGCCAGCTGACACGTGTCAGGTGCTTTGATTTGACCAAGGAGAAGGTAGAGGAAGCAGAGGATGAAGATGACGGACATGAAAAGGTGCAAAAGACTGTAGTGGTGGCTGATACTCTGTCACAAATGTCTGTTGCTCCCTCTGTCAGAGACTCCCTGCAGGATGGACCAATAAGGAACTATGTTGCTCCAGAGAGAAAGGATGTGCAGAAAAAGGAGGACATGTTGGAAGGGACAGGGGGGAAAGGCGGTGGTGATTGCAGGAATGTGGAGATGATATTGTCCGGAATGGCAGGCAGGGGAGCACTACTAttaagagggagaggaggtagTGGAGGGAGGGGAATTATAGGAGCTACGCCTGCATCAAAATTTAAAATAGAGGGTGGAATAAAGAGGGGAGGTTTAGGTGGTGTTGTCATCAGTTCTAAAATCGATGCGCCAGCTCCATTAGTGTTTGTGCAGAAGCAGGGGCAAAACAAAGATGCAAAGATGGACCATGGAGAGTGGACTGACCCCAGCTCAGTTAAATCAACATTTGGAAATGGAGACACTGTAAACCTGAGTGACAGCGAACCTGCAGATGAGGAGAAGGATGGTGACATAATTAtgagtgaaatgaaaaatggaCTAATTTCTATCAGGGGGCTGTCAGGTCCTCCCTCGAGGTCAGGATCTCCCCACGATCTGGACTCTGAGATGCAGGTGGACAAAACTCCTGACCAAACCGACTCAGTGTCTGTGCCAGTAACTCTCTCCAACGGAAATGTAACCGCACCAACAAATGCCGACCACAGCTCCACACTTATGGAGGTGGAAACATCTCATTTGGTTGCTCCTCCATTCCAGGGCCCCATCACAGTGAACAGCGTGCAGCACAGCTGGGCATTAAGAGACCACAGGCTGTACTGTCAGCCTGGAACCTGGGAGGGGATGGAAGAAGCGAGGGGCAAAGAACAGTCTGAAAAAACAAACGGACAAGAGATGGATGGGGAAAAGCAGGACTCAGAAAGCCTGGAGCAGCTTACAGAAATGATCCACG AGTTTTTGGAGAGTTTCTACATGAAGTATGGCAGTTTCATTCCTCTCAGTGAGACTGATGTCCTGGAATACCTGAAGAAGAACGGCAACTCTGACCTCAGCAACAA GGGACTGGACATCAAAGGGGAGATGACTCGGTACAGGGCGGCACTGGCCTCTGCTCCTGTCGCGGGCTTCATGGTGACgtataacaaacacacactgagtctGGAGGACCTGGGCACGCTGGAGGAACAGAACTGGCTTAATGACCAG ATTATCAACATGTATGGAGAGCTCATCATGGAGGCAACACAACACAAG GTTCATTTCTTCAACAGCTTTTTCCACAAGCAGCTGGTTGCCAAGGGTTACGAAGGCGTAAAGAGATGGACTAAGAAA GTCGACCTGTTCTCCAAGTGGCTGCTGCTATTTCCCATACATTTAGAAATCCACTGGTCTCTCATCAcggtcaccatggcaaccaaaACCATCAGTTACTATGACAGCCAAGGCATCGTCTTCAGACACACCACAGAT AACATTATGAAGTACCTTCAGTCTGAAGCCAGagagaagcaacagacagcTTTCCTGAAAGGCTGGAAGATCACCATCATCAAG GGTATTCCTCAGCAGAAAAATGACAGCGACTGTGGAGTTTTTGTCCTCGAG